The following are from one region of the Nicotiana tomentosiformis chromosome 7, ASM39032v3, whole genome shotgun sequence genome:
- the LOC138896088 gene encoding uncharacterized protein, whose amino-acid sequence MPSRCWCCADPKEETLVHLFFTSKAALTVWKYFLTRAGIAMEGLSLHQAITKCWTAQLLPRIKPIMQALPSCVVWELWKRRNNLKYGEAVSVIRVIYQVSTTIQALVQVRKPGLCVPHKWRDLLNMLQNYTPKFNFEKVILEFPLEGWIKVNTDGAYRGNPGRSSIGFCLRDDDGDLKYAT is encoded by the coding sequence ATGCCatctaggtgttggtgttgtgCTGATCCTAAGGAGGAAACACTAGTACACTTATTCTTCACATCAAAGGCTGCTTTAACAGTGTGGAAATACTTCTTAACGAGGGCAGGAATTGCAATGGAGGGTCTGTCTTTACACCAAGCCATTACCAAGTGTTGGACTGCTCAATTGCTTCCCAGAATCAAACCAATAATGCAGGCTCTACCTTCATGTGTTGTGTGGGAACTGTGGAAGAGAAGGAACAATCTGAAATATGGGGAGGCAGTGTCAGTTATCAGAGTTATTTACCAAGTATCAACAACTATCCAAGCATTAGTGCAAGTAAGAAAACCAGGTCTCTGTGTGCCACACAAGTGGCGGGATCTATTGAATATGCTGCAGAATTATACTCCAAAATTCAATTTTGAGAAAGTAATATTGGAATTCCCATTAGAAGGATGGATCAAAGTCAATACTGATGGAGCATACAGAGGCAACCCAGGAAGAAGCTCGATTGGTTTTTGCTTAAGGGATGATGATGGTGATTTGAAATATGCAACATAA